DNA from Candidatus Binataceae bacterium:
CACGATGACGACGCGCGTCGTCCGGTCGGTGGCGAGCCGCTCAAAATAGTCGTGCAGCTCGTCCACCATGGTCGAGTTCAGCGCATTGAGGGCGCGCGGACGGTTGAGCGTCAGCCACGCAATTGCTCCATCCTGTTTCACTTCGAGCGCTTCATACGCCATCGCGAAGGTCCGCCTGTCGCTTTAATTGCGCGCTTCCGCCAGCTCTCGCAGGCTCCGCGCGCGCTCCCAACTTAACCGAACAGGCCGCGCCGGCGCCAATCGGGCAGTGCCGGGCGAAGGCCGAAGAAGAGGTTCAACGAGGCGCATGCGGCGAGATTTTGAGGTGACTCAATAGGTGATTAAGCTCTCTTTGTATTGCTAAATATTGCGTAGAAGGCTCTTCATCTGACGCAGGTTGATGCTCTCTCACGCATCTGCAAGCAACCTCGACCTGCTACGCGCACAAAGTGTCTTGACTCCGCTAACACCACGACAGAGGCTGTGGGCTGCCAACATTGCAACTCGATGTCCGGCGGCGGGAGAGAATGAAGAAAGGGACGCCTCGAAAGGTCGCGCCTCAAGGCAGAAGCGGCCAAAGCATGCCCGAGGTATCTCCGAGCGATCAGATTTTCACCATCGAGGAGCTGTCGGAGCACTTGCGGGTACATCCGACCACCATCTACCGCCTGCTCAGGCAGGGGCGTCTGCCGGGGTTTCGCGTCGGCAGCAACTGGCGTTTCAGCCGCGAGGCGATCGAGCAGTGGGAGCGCGAGCAGGCTGGACGAGCCGCCGCAAGCCCTCCGCGTCGCCGGCGTCGCGCGCGTCGCCGCTAGAAAAGCGCCATCCTACCGTCCGTGCCGACGGTTGCCGGGCGCGGCAACTCGCGCACCGAATGGTCGCGCCTTGCGCCTCTGCGGTAACGTGCCGGCGGCCAGGCGCGTTTGACATCCGCCCTTCATTCCGAATAGCTAACCCTCAAACCCGTTGGCGGAGAGAGTCTGGAAGATGCCGACCAAGTATGTGGAAGTGCAGGGCTCTGCGATTTACTACTACTACAGCGGACCGACCACGTTGCCCGACGTGGTGCCCGATCTCTCGCGCGGCCGCAAGATCGTGATGCTGCACGGCGCCGGCTCCAATGGCCATACCTGGCACAACCAGGTCGCCCATTTTGGCGGCGCGCACAGTCCGATCTCGATCGATCTGCCGGCGCACGGCCGTTCCTCGGGCGTCTATGGGCTCAACACGGTGCAGGAATACAGCGACTTTGTGATCGCCTTCCTCGACGCGCTGGGCATCGGCTCGGCGGTTATCGCGGGGCGCTCGATGGGCGGGGCGATCGCGATGGACATGGCGGCGCGCTATTCCGGGCGGGTCGAGGCGATCGTGCCGGTGGTCACCGCGGCCAAATTCAACATCCCGCCCGAGCGGGTCGAGGCGCTGCGCGGGGTTGCGATGGGCCGCGCGCCGCAGGCCTTCGTCACCGACGGCTACTCGCCGGCCACGGTCAAGGATCGCTTCGAGGTGGTGCGCGAGGGCTGGATGGAGCAGATCCAGACCGATCCGCGCGTGCGCTACATGGACATCGTGGCCTGCACGCGATGCGATCTGCGCGAGCAGATCGCGCGTATCGACAAGCCTGCGCTCATCCTTGCCGGTGCCGATGATCCTATTGCCACCCCGGCCGACGCCGAGTTCATCCATGGCCGCCTGCGCGGCTCGCAATTGCGCGTGATTCCCGGCGCCGCCCATCATCTGCCCAACGAACAGCCCCGGGAGACCAACTTCGCGGTCGAGAAGTTTCTCGCCGAACTTTAGCCAGGGAGCGTCCGATGAGTCTAAGCCGCAAGACCGCGCTGGCCGGCGTGTACGAGCATCCTGCCCGCTTCGCGCCCGACAAGAGCATGTTCCAGATCATGGCCGAGAGTGTGCGCGGCGCGCTCGACGACGCCGGGCTCAAGATCCAGGACGTCGACGGCGTGTGCACCACCGGGATCGGCATGAGCGGGATGGGGATCGTGGGTTTTTGCGACTACATGAACCTGACGCCCAATTTCGTCGATTCGACCTCGATCGGCGGGTCTTCGTTCGTCGCCCATACTGCGCATGCTGCCGCCGCTATCGCGGCCGGTCTCTGCAAGGTTGCCGTAGTGGTGTACGGCTCGACCGCGGCCTCGCAGCGCTTTGCGATCGGCACCGGCGGCGGAGGCGGTGGCGGCGATCCCTGCGATCAATACGAAGCGCCGTTCGGGCCGACCACGGTGGGCGCCTATGCGATGATGGCCCAGCGCCACATGCATGAGTACGGCACGACCTCGGAGCAGCTGGCGGAGATCGCGGTCACGATGCGCCTGCACGCCTCGATGAATCCGGCGGCCAAGTACCGCGAGCCGATCACGGTCGCGGACGTGCTGGCGTCGCGGATCATTTCCTCGCCGCTCCATCTGCTCGACTGCTGCATCATCAGCGACGGCGGCGGCGCTCTGGTCGTGACCTCGGCGGAACGGGCGCGCGATTTGAAGAAGAAGCCGGTTTACATTCTCGGATGCGGCGAGACGGTGCGCCACGCCGCGCGCGGCCAGCGCGATTTCATGGAGATGGCGGCGGGACAGTCGGGGCCGCTCGCCTTTGAGCGCGCCGGCGTCGCTCCCAAGGACATCGATCTCGCGATGATCTACGACTCGTTCACGATCACGGTGCTGATGACGCTCGAGAATCTCGGCTTCTGCAAGCGCGGCGAGGGCGGCGCCTTCGTCGGCGGCGGACGGCTACGCTACGACGGCGCGCTTCCGACCAACACCGACGGCGGCGGGCTGTCGTCGAACCATCCGGGGATGCGCGGCATCTTCCTGGTGATCGAGGCGGTCAGGCAACTGCGCGGCGAAGGCGGCCCGCGCCAGGTCAAGGAGTGCGCGCTCGCGCTCTGCCACGGCACCGGCGGCACGCTGGGTCTGCGTCACTCCGGCGCCACGCTTGTCCTGGGTAACCAGTAAGACGACAGGTATTGCAACGATGGCCGACGAAAAGTCCGACAAGAAAAAGTACGCGAAGCCGCTCCCGCGAATCGACGAGGAGAACCGCCCGTGGTGGGAGGCGCTCAAGCGCCACGAACTGTATATCCAGAAATGCCGCGACTGCGGCGACCGGCGCTACTACCCGCGAGCACTTTGCACCAATTGTCTCAGCTCGCGCACCGAGTGGGTGCGCTGCGGCACAAAGGGCAAGGTCTATACCTGGACCGCGACGATGCAGAACCAGGCGCCGGGCTTTCGCGAGTCGCTGCCCTACGTGATGGCTTACGTCGAACTGGACGAGGGGCTCAAGGTGTTGACCAACCTTGTGGAGTGCAAGCCCGATGAGGTTAGAATAGGAATGCCCGTCGAGGCCGTGTTCGAGGACGTCACGCCCGAGATGACGTTGCTCAAGTTTCGCCCGGCGAGGTAAGGACGCCGTGTAAGTGCCGACAACCCTCGACCTTCACAGCCACAGCGAAGCCTCCGAAGACAGCCGCGCGCCGCTTGAGGCCTATCTCAACTGGATCAAGCTGCGCCGCCATGAGCGGCCCGTCGACGGCATCGTGCTCACCGAGCATCGGCAGTTCAACGCCGGCGCCGACTACCGCGCGCTCGAGGACAAGTTCGGCCTGATGGTGCTCAAGGCGTCCGAGGTCGAGACCGACTACGGACACGTGCTGGTCTTCGGCGTGACCGAGGAGATGACACGCCGTTTCGACTTCGCCAACGTGCGCCTTGGCGCGCAGGAGTTGATCGACGAAGTGGCGCGGATGGGCGGCGTCGCCGTGCCGTGCCATCCCGGACGGCCGACCGTGGGCCTCTGCGAGCATTACGCGGCCAGGCCGCCGCTCAACAACGTCGTCGCGGTCGAAGTCCTCAACGGCGGCTCGCGTAAGGGCGAAGACGATCGTTCGATGGAGCTGGTGCGAACCTACGGCTACCGCGCGATCGGCGGCTCGGACAGCCATCTGGTGAGCCTGATTGCGCTCTGCGCGACGCGTTTCGAGGCCGACGTCCGCTCGATCGAGGACCTGGTGCGCGAACTCAAAGAAGGCAAATACGAGCCGGTCGATTTCCGTCCCAGGCGCAAACCCGTGCCGGCGGCGGTCCCCGACGAGGTGAGGCACAATGGCGGTTGATTACGATCCGGCGCTGATCGGCAGGGTCTTCGAAGTGACCGATCCGGTGAGCGTCAGCGCCGAGGCAATCGGCAAGTACTGCGCCGCCATCGGCGAGACCAATCCCCTGTACATTGAAGAGGCGGCCGCGAAGAAAGGGCCGTACCGAACGATCGTCGCGCCGCCGTCATTCGCGGTGACCTTCCGCAACGGGCGCCACTTCTTCACTCACGTTCCGCGCTTCGGCAGCGCCGGCTTCGACGCGGGCAAGGACGTCGAGTTCGTTGTGCCGATTCGCGCCGGCGACCAGATAACGCTGAGCTCGCACGTCAAGGAAATCTACGAGAAGACCGGGCGCAGCGGCTCGATGGTGTTCGTGGTGGTGCGCTCGACCGTGCGCAATCAAAACGGCGAGGTCGTCGCCCACATCGACCATCGCTTCATGAACCGGCCCTAGGCCGCCGCCGCAGGTTGCCAATGTCAATCACCAAATTCGATGCGGTCAATATCGGCGATACCCTGGGTCCGCAGGAAATCTTCCTCAGCAAGGACCAGGTGCGGACCTACGCGCGCACCTGCGGGATGGACGTGCCGCGCTTCACCGACGACGAAGGCGCGCGCAAGGAAGGGCTGCCGGGGATGATCGCGCCGGGCAATCTGAGCCTTGCGATGCTGTCGCGCCTGGTGACCGACTGGATCGGACAAAGCGGCGCGCGGCTTGCGCGCCTGGGCACGACTTACCGCCAGCCCGTGCAGCCCGACCGTACGCTCACACTGAACGGCTTTGTCACGCACACCGAGCCGGCCGAAAAACGCGTCGAGATCGACGTCTGGATCGAGAACGAAGACGGCGAGCGCCTGGTGATCGGCACCGCGAGCGTCGAGTTTCCGTAGTTGCGGCGCTAGAGCAGGGCGCCGCGGAAAGGCTCGTCGCGCGCCGGCGGATGCTCGATCAGGTTGAGCGCCCAGCGCCGCGCCTGGCGCAGCGCTTCTTCGGCCCGCTTGAACAGCCGCTCGCGATACATCGTGTTCCACACGTAAACGTCGACCGACGGCTCGTCGCCGAGCGTCACGTCGAGCATCCAGTCTTCCAACTGCGGACCGCACACCAGCAGCCGCACCACGCGGCCGTGGTCGAGGATTATGCCCCGGGCCTCACGCGGCAGGCGAAATTCGTCCTTAATCCGCTTGGTCAGCCGCGACGGATAGTGCTCTTCGGTCATCGCGACGTAGACCCACTGCCCGGGCTGCGGATTGGCCGCGCGTGCGATCCGCAAGTTGTTGTCGGTCAGGTCTTCCTTGGCGCGATCCTGATTGTAGTCGCGCGCGACCGAGTAGAAGTTCTCAACGATTCTAAGTTGCGCCGGCGACGGACCTTCTTCAGGCGGCGTGTCAGATTCGGATTCGATGCTGGGCGTTGGCGGCGGGGCGGCAGGCTCGGGTTTGCGCGGGCGCTTGACCGAGGTCTCGACCCACCATCGATTTTCGACGTTTGGCTTGTGCGCCATCGCCATAGCATCATAGCCGCAGCACGGCCCCGCGCGCGATAGGCAGAGCGCCGGGGCGCGGTCAAACGGGGTACGGACGCGCGGCGAAATGCGGGCGGGAATCTACGCGCGACGGCGGCCTGCGCGCGCGCGGCGTCGCCGCGCGATCGGGCTGGTGCGGCGAACCGGCAAGGCTGTGCGCCGCCGCGGAGCGCTCGCGCGCCCGGGAGCCGCCGCGGTGCGGCGCGCCGTGCGCCCGGTAATCGGTAATCGCGTGCGTCGGCGCTGAAGCCGGCGCAGTCCGCGCACCATCCTGGCCGCGAAGGTGTCAGCCTTGCGTTCAGCGTCCGTCCAGAACAGGTAATGGCCCATCTCGTGATAGACCATCGCAATCCACATCCGTTCCTTGTTGTAGATGCGCCCGCGCTTCCAGTTCTCCGGATGGACGAGATGGATCCGGCCGTCCTCGAAAGTCTTGCCCGCGGTCTTACCCCAGTCGAGATATTCGAACCATTCGATCACCGGGCGTTTTACGTTGTAGTAGCGGCAGAAGTCCGAAATCGCGCGGCGAAAGGCGCCGGCGCGATGATGGCGGAAAAAGAGCACGAGATTGCGGTCAATCTCTCTACGATTGACAATCGGCGGAACGACCATTCGCACGGAACCAAAAACCTCCGTGAAAACCTCTGGGGGCCGGACGATCATAAAAGGGCGGAGGCGAAATCGTCAAACGAAGGGCCAAAATTCACGAAAACCATGATTTTTCAAGAGCTTGGAGCGAGCGAAAATTGCCCGGAGAGGCTTGCGCTGACGCTAAATTCAGCCAAATCGGACTTTACAAAACTCGCCCGGAGCCTATAGGGGAACGGACTGACAGCCGCGTCGCACAGGAGGGCGCTTTTTCGATCAGGCTCGGCGGGCCTGCAAGGCGCTCGGACGTTTGACGCGGCGGCTGCGGTTGACCGTCATGTGCTGGAGGCGGCCCGCTTCCTTGAGCCTCAGCCGGGCCACCGGCAGGGGCGAATCGACCGTGCCTGCGGCAAGCGCGCTCAAACGATGGCGCAGCGCTTCCGGGCTTATCTCGAGCGCGTCGCATACGTTGTCGAAGCTGAATGGTACGTGGCTGCCGCGCGCCATCACCCACCGCGCTGCCT
Protein-coding regions in this window:
- a CDS encoding Zn-ribbon domain-containing OB-fold protein, which produces MADEKSDKKKYAKPLPRIDEENRPWWEALKRHELYIQKCRDCGDRRYYPRALCTNCLSSRTEWVRCGTKGKVYTWTATMQNQAPGFRESLPYVMAYVELDEGLKVLTNLVECKPDEVRIGMPVEAVFEDVTPEMTLLKFRPAR
- a CDS encoding MaoC family dehydratase N-terminal domain-containing protein; the encoded protein is MAVDYDPALIGRVFEVTDPVSVSAEAIGKYCAAIGETNPLYIEEAAAKKGPYRTIVAPPSFAVTFRNGRHFFTHVPRFGSAGFDAGKDVEFVVPIRAGDQITLSSHVKEIYEKTGRSGSMVFVVVRSTVRNQNGEVVAHIDHRFMNRP
- a CDS encoding PHP-associated domain-containing protein, encoding MPTTLDLHSHSEASEDSRAPLEAYLNWIKLRRHERPVDGIVLTEHRQFNAGADYRALEDKFGLMVLKASEVETDYGHVLVFGVTEEMTRRFDFANVRLGAQELIDEVARMGGVAVPCHPGRPTVGLCEHYAARPPLNNVVAVEVLNGGSRKGEDDRSMELVRTYGYRAIGGSDSHLVSLIALCATRFEADVRSIEDLVRELKEGKYEPVDFRPRRKPVPAAVPDEVRHNGG
- a CDS encoding alpha/beta fold hydrolase; the protein is MPTKYVEVQGSAIYYYYSGPTTLPDVVPDLSRGRKIVMLHGAGSNGHTWHNQVAHFGGAHSPISIDLPAHGRSSGVYGLNTVQEYSDFVIAFLDALGIGSAVIAGRSMGGAIAMDMAARYSGRVEAIVPVVTAAKFNIPPERVEALRGVAMGRAPQAFVTDGYSPATVKDRFEVVREGWMEQIQTDPRVRYMDIVACTRCDLREQIARIDKPALILAGADDPIATPADAEFIHGRLRGSQLRVIPGAAHHLPNEQPRETNFAVEKFLAEL
- a CDS encoding thiolase domain-containing protein, whose translation is MSLSRKTALAGVYEHPARFAPDKSMFQIMAESVRGALDDAGLKIQDVDGVCTTGIGMSGMGIVGFCDYMNLTPNFVDSTSIGGSSFVAHTAHAAAAIAAGLCKVAVVVYGSTAASQRFAIGTGGGGGGGDPCDQYEAPFGPTTVGAYAMMAQRHMHEYGTTSEQLAEIAVTMRLHASMNPAAKYREPITVADVLASRIISSPLHLLDCCIISDGGGALVVTSAERARDLKKKPVYILGCGETVRHAARGQRDFMEMAAGQSGPLAFERAGVAPKDIDLAMIYDSFTITVLMTLENLGFCKRGEGGAFVGGGRLRYDGALPTNTDGGGLSSNHPGMRGIFLVIEAVRQLRGEGGPRQVKECALALCHGTGGTLGLRHSGATLVLGNQ
- a CDS encoding helix-turn-helix domain-containing protein, whose translation is MPEVSPSDQIFTIEELSEHLRVHPTTIYRLLRQGRLPGFRVGSNWRFSREAIEQWEREQAGRAAASPPRRRRRARRR
- a CDS encoding MaoC/PaaZ C-terminal domain-containing protein codes for the protein MSITKFDAVNIGDTLGPQEIFLSKDQVRTYARTCGMDVPRFTDDEGARKEGLPGMIAPGNLSLAMLSRLVTDWIGQSGARLARLGTTYRQPVQPDRTLTLNGFVTHTEPAEKRVEIDVWIENEDGERLVIGTASVEFP